A stretch of Aphelocoma coerulescens isolate FSJ_1873_10779 chromosome 1A, UR_Acoe_1.0, whole genome shotgun sequence DNA encodes these proteins:
- the IFRD1 gene encoding interferon-related developmental regulator 1 isoform X1 — MPKPKKRGSNHQRGAGGQPRNVQPFSDEDASIETMSHCSGFSDPASFTEDGPEVDEEATQEDLEYKLKGFIDLTLDKSAKTRQAALESLKSAFSSKILYEFIMERRMTLTDSIERCIKKGKSDEQCAAAGLACLLCVQMGSGIESEEIFKTLGPVLKKIVCDGTASIQARQACATCLGICCFIVTDDITELYSTMECLENIFTKAYQRDRDTNGVSSTHNTVLHVSALLAWTLLLTICPMNEVKKKIEMHLHKLPSLLSCDDLNMRIAAGETLALLFELARETDADFFYEDMDLLTEKLRALATDGNKHRAKVDKRKQRSVFRDVLRAVEERDFPTEMVKFGPERMYIDCWVKKQTYETFKEILGSGMQYHLQSNDFLRNVFELGPPVMLDAATLKTMKISRFERHLYNSAAFKARTKARSKCRDKRADVGEFF, encoded by the exons ATGCCCAAGCCTAAGAAGCGGGGGAGCAACCACCAGCGCGGAGCCG GTGGTCAGCCCAGAAATGTGCAGCCTTTTAGTGATGAAGATGCTTCAATTGAAACTATGAGCCACTGCAGTGGCTTCAGTGATCCTGCTAGCTTCACCGAGGATG GGCCTGAAGTTGATGAAGAAGCCACTCAAGAAGACTTAGAATACAAGTTGAAGGGATTTATTGATCTTACATTGGACAAGAG TGCCAAGACAAGACAGGCAGCCCTTGAAAGTCTGAAAAGTgcattttcttctaaaatactATATGAATTTATCATGGAAAGGAGAATGACTCTAACTGATAGCATTGAGCGCTGCATAAAAAAAG GTAAGAGTGATGAAcagtgtgcagctgctggactGGCGTGCCTTCTGTGTGTGCAGATGGGGTCAGGAATTGAAAGCGAGGAGATTTTTAAGACCCTTGGTCCAGTTCTGAAGAAGATTGTCTGTGATGGAACAGCCAGTATCCAAGCCAGACAGGCT TGTGCAACCTGCTTAGGGATTTGTTGTTTCATTGTCACTGATGACATTACG GAACTGTACTCTACTATGGAATGCCTGGAAAACATCTTCACAAAGGCTTATCAGCGAGATAGAGACACTAATGGTGTATCGAGTACCCATAATACTGTGCTTCATGTCAGTGCTCTCTTAGCATGGACACTGTTGTTGACCATTTGTCCAATGAATGAAGTGAAGAAGAAAATTGAAAT GCACTTGCATAAACTTCCAAGTCTGCTGTCTTGTGATGATCTCAACATGAGAATAGCTGCTGGAGAAACACTAGCGCTTCTGTTTGAACTGGCACGTGAAACAGATGCT GATTTCTTTTATGAAGATATGGACCTTCTAACAGAGAAACTAAGAGCTCTGGCTACTGATGGAAACAAGCACCGGGCCAAAGTGGATAAAAGAAAGCAGCGATCTGTCTTCAGAGATGTTCTGCGGGCTGTTGAG GAGCGTGACTTTCCTACAGAGATGGTGAAGTTTGGACCTGAGCGCATGTATATTGACTGCTGGGTTAAAAAACAAACTTATGAGACATTCAAGGAGATTCTGGGGTCGGGGATGCAATATCATTTGCAG TCAAATGACTTTCTTCGGAATGTGTTTGAGCTTGGTCCACCGGTAATGCTGGATGCTGCAACTCTTAAAACAATGAAGATATCCCGTTTTGAAAGG caCTTGTACAACTCTGCAGCATTCAAGGCTCGGACAAAGGCTAGAAGTAAATGTCGTGATAAAAGAGCAGATGTGGGGGAATTTTTTTAG
- the IFRD1 gene encoding interferon-related developmental regulator 1 isoform X2 gives MPKPKKRGSNHQRGAGGQPRNVQPFSDEDASIETMSHCSGFSDPASFTEDGPEVDEEATQEDLEYKLKGFIDLTLDKSAKTRQAALESLKSAFSSKILYEFIMERRMTLTDSIERCIKKGKSDEQCAAAGLACLLCVQMGSGIESEEIFKTLGPVLKKIVCDGTASIQARQAELYSTMECLENIFTKAYQRDRDTNGVSSTHNTVLHVSALLAWTLLLTICPMNEVKKKIEMHLHKLPSLLSCDDLNMRIAAGETLALLFELARETDADFFYEDMDLLTEKLRALATDGNKHRAKVDKRKQRSVFRDVLRAVEERDFPTEMVKFGPERMYIDCWVKKQTYETFKEILGSGMQYHLQSNDFLRNVFELGPPVMLDAATLKTMKISRFERHLYNSAAFKARTKARSKCRDKRADVGEFF, from the exons ATGCCCAAGCCTAAGAAGCGGGGGAGCAACCACCAGCGCGGAGCCG GTGGTCAGCCCAGAAATGTGCAGCCTTTTAGTGATGAAGATGCTTCAATTGAAACTATGAGCCACTGCAGTGGCTTCAGTGATCCTGCTAGCTTCACCGAGGATG GGCCTGAAGTTGATGAAGAAGCCACTCAAGAAGACTTAGAATACAAGTTGAAGGGATTTATTGATCTTACATTGGACAAGAG TGCCAAGACAAGACAGGCAGCCCTTGAAAGTCTGAAAAGTgcattttcttctaaaatactATATGAATTTATCATGGAAAGGAGAATGACTCTAACTGATAGCATTGAGCGCTGCATAAAAAAAG GTAAGAGTGATGAAcagtgtgcagctgctggactGGCGTGCCTTCTGTGTGTGCAGATGGGGTCAGGAATTGAAAGCGAGGAGATTTTTAAGACCCTTGGTCCAGTTCTGAAGAAGATTGTCTGTGATGGAACAGCCAGTATCCAAGCCAGACAGGCT GAACTGTACTCTACTATGGAATGCCTGGAAAACATCTTCACAAAGGCTTATCAGCGAGATAGAGACACTAATGGTGTATCGAGTACCCATAATACTGTGCTTCATGTCAGTGCTCTCTTAGCATGGACACTGTTGTTGACCATTTGTCCAATGAATGAAGTGAAGAAGAAAATTGAAAT GCACTTGCATAAACTTCCAAGTCTGCTGTCTTGTGATGATCTCAACATGAGAATAGCTGCTGGAGAAACACTAGCGCTTCTGTTTGAACTGGCACGTGAAACAGATGCT GATTTCTTTTATGAAGATATGGACCTTCTAACAGAGAAACTAAGAGCTCTGGCTACTGATGGAAACAAGCACCGGGCCAAAGTGGATAAAAGAAAGCAGCGATCTGTCTTCAGAGATGTTCTGCGGGCTGTTGAG GAGCGTGACTTTCCTACAGAGATGGTGAAGTTTGGACCTGAGCGCATGTATATTGACTGCTGGGTTAAAAAACAAACTTATGAGACATTCAAGGAGATTCTGGGGTCGGGGATGCAATATCATTTGCAG TCAAATGACTTTCTTCGGAATGTGTTTGAGCTTGGTCCACCGGTAATGCTGGATGCTGCAACTCTTAAAACAATGAAGATATCCCGTTTTGAAAGG caCTTGTACAACTCTGCAGCATTCAAGGCTCGGACAAAGGCTAGAAGTAAATGTCGTGATAAAAGAGCAGATGTGGGGGAATTTTTTTAG
- the IFRD1 gene encoding interferon-related developmental regulator 1 isoform X3, which yields MPKPKKRGSNHQRGAGGQPRNVQPFSDEDASIETMSHCSGFSDPASFTEDGPEVDEEATQEDLEYKLKGFIDLTLDKSAKTRQAALESLKSAFSSKILYEFIMERRMTLTDSIERCIKKGKSDEQCAAAGLACLLCVQMGSGIESEEIFKTLGPVLKKIVCDGTASIQARQACATCLGICCFIVTDDITELYSTMECLENIFTKAYQRDRDTNGVSSTHNTVLHVSALLAWTLLLTICPMNEVKKKIEMHLHKLPSLLSCDDLNMRIAAGETLALLFELARETDADFFYEDMDLLTEKLRALATDGNKHRAKVDKRKQRSVFRDVLRAVEECRTKTLGIDKHLGSEEEGLA from the exons ATGCCCAAGCCTAAGAAGCGGGGGAGCAACCACCAGCGCGGAGCCG GTGGTCAGCCCAGAAATGTGCAGCCTTTTAGTGATGAAGATGCTTCAATTGAAACTATGAGCCACTGCAGTGGCTTCAGTGATCCTGCTAGCTTCACCGAGGATG GGCCTGAAGTTGATGAAGAAGCCACTCAAGAAGACTTAGAATACAAGTTGAAGGGATTTATTGATCTTACATTGGACAAGAG TGCCAAGACAAGACAGGCAGCCCTTGAAAGTCTGAAAAGTgcattttcttctaaaatactATATGAATTTATCATGGAAAGGAGAATGACTCTAACTGATAGCATTGAGCGCTGCATAAAAAAAG GTAAGAGTGATGAAcagtgtgcagctgctggactGGCGTGCCTTCTGTGTGTGCAGATGGGGTCAGGAATTGAAAGCGAGGAGATTTTTAAGACCCTTGGTCCAGTTCTGAAGAAGATTGTCTGTGATGGAACAGCCAGTATCCAAGCCAGACAGGCT TGTGCAACCTGCTTAGGGATTTGTTGTTTCATTGTCACTGATGACATTACG GAACTGTACTCTACTATGGAATGCCTGGAAAACATCTTCACAAAGGCTTATCAGCGAGATAGAGACACTAATGGTGTATCGAGTACCCATAATACTGTGCTTCATGTCAGTGCTCTCTTAGCATGGACACTGTTGTTGACCATTTGTCCAATGAATGAAGTGAAGAAGAAAATTGAAAT GCACTTGCATAAACTTCCAAGTCTGCTGTCTTGTGATGATCTCAACATGAGAATAGCTGCTGGAGAAACACTAGCGCTTCTGTTTGAACTGGCACGTGAAACAGATGCT GATTTCTTTTATGAAGATATGGACCTTCTAACAGAGAAACTAAGAGCTCTGGCTACTGATGGAAACAAGCACCGGGCCAAAGTGGATAAAAGAAAGCAGCGATCTGTCTTCAGAGATGTTCTGCGGGCTGTTGAG GAATGTAGAACAAAGACACTTGGAATAGATAAACATCTTGGAAGTGAAGAAGAAGGCTTGGCATGA